A window of the Brassica napus cultivar Da-Ae chromosome A2, Da-Ae, whole genome shotgun sequence genome harbors these coding sequences:
- the LOC106429826 gene encoding uncharacterized protein LOC106429826 — protein sequence MGHLKAYEERIKDDEEVEDDQPKLMYTPTDGQLNLNRPSQAQQSRSSQEQGYNRDYYGNPYRGRGRGGRYGKLKLKLQEAQENDNTETQEADELMMHEFVFLNEKNVLPDKYETNTEENMWYLDNGASNHMTGYRRYFSTINNTITGKVRFGDDSRIDIKGKGTISFFDMNGDSRKMTAVYFIPDLRSNIISLGQATEAGCDIRLKGDELIMHDKHGKHLVIATRSRNRLYKVHMGLKAEACLHTSTENESKRWH from the exons ATGGGACATTTAAAAGCATATGAAGAGCGCATCAAGGATGACGAAGAAGTAGAAGATGATCAACCGAAGCTGATGTACACGCCTACTGATGGACAACTTAATCTAAACCGGCCTTCTCAAGCCCAACAAAGTCGATCGAGTCAAGAACAAGGCTACAACCGAGACTATTACGGAAACCCGTATAGAGGTAGAGGCAGAGGAGGTCGTTACGGAA AGCTCAAACTTAAGTTACAAGAGGCTCAAGAGAATGACAACACTGAGACACAGGAAGCTGATGAGCTTATGATGCACGAGTTCGTATTTTTAAACGAGAAGAATGTCTTACCGGATAAATATGAAACAAATACGGAGGAGAACATGTGGTATCTCGACAATGGTGCTAGCAATCACATGACCGGGTATAGGAGATATTTTTCAACGATCAACAACACCATTACCGGTAAAGTACGCTTCGGTGATGATTCTCGTATAGATATTAAAGGAAAAGGGACAATATCTTTTTTCGATATGAACGGAGACTCAAGAAAGATGACAGCCGTGTACTTCATCCCTGACCTTAGAAGCAACATCATAAGTTTGGGACAAGCCACAGAGGCGGGCTGCGATATCAGACTGAAAGGAGATGAACTAATTATGCATGATAAGCATGGAAAACATCTTGTCATAGCCACGAGATCAAGAAACAGGCTCTATAAGGTTCACATGGGTCTAAAGGCAGAAGCATGTCTTCACACTTCTACAGAAAACGAGTCAAAGAGATGGCACTGA
- the LOC106429827 gene encoding uncharacterized protein LOC106429827, with protein MSDLVPATVKVKGGGASSSIQCPMLTSTNYTVWAMRMRIALKVYKVWEAIEEEATTGEKNDMAVALLFQLIPEALVLQVGELETAKQVWEAIKTRHIGAERVKEARLQTLMNDFDWLKMKDTESFDDFGGKLSELASKSPSLGVHIEEVKLVKKFLSSLPRKKFIHIVASLEQVLDLNTTSFEDIMGRLKAYEERIKDDEEVEDDQPKLMYTPTDGQLNQNRPSQDQQSRSSQEQGYNRDYYGNPYRGRGRGGRYGSYRGRGRGCSYEGQDASRVTCYDYNTSYNQSMLFSAQNQKSDAF; from the coding sequence ATGAGTGATTTAGTTCCAGCAACCGTGAAGGTAAAAGGAGGAGGAGCTTCTTCCTCGATACAATGTCCCATGCTTACATCAACTAACTATACTGTTTGGGCCATGAGGATGAGAATTGCTCTTAAGGTTTATAAAGTCTGGGAAGCaatagaagaagaagcaacAACCGGCGAGAAGAATGATATGGCAGTAGCGCTATTATTCCAATTGATACCAGAAGCACTTGTGTTACAAGTAGGAGAGCTTGAGACAGCTAAACAAGTTTGGGAAGCCATTAAAACCAGGCACATAGGGGCTGAGCGAGTTAAGGAAGCGAGACTTCAGACTCTGATGAATGACTTCGATTGGTTAAAGATGAAAGATACCGAAAGCTTCGACGATTTTGGTGGTAAACTATCGGAGCTTGCGTCAAAGTCGCCTTCTCTTGGAGTTCACATTGAAGAAGTGAAACTTGTGAAGAAATTCCTTTCAAGTCTCCCGCGTAAGAAGTTTATTCACATAGTAGCCTCGCTTGAACAAGTGTTGGATCTCAACACAACAAGCTTTGAGGACATCATGGGACGTTTAAAAGCATATGAAGAGCGCATCAAGGATGACGAAGAAGTAGAGGATGATCAACCGAAGCTGATGTACACGCCTACTGATGGACAACTTAATCAAAACCGGCCTTCTCAAGACCAACAAAGTCGATCGAGTCAAGAACAAGGCTACAACCGAGACTATTACGGAAACCCGTATAGAGGTAGAGGCAGAGGAGGTCGTTACGGAAGTTACAGAGGCCGAGGCAGAGGATGCTCATACGAAGGACAAGATGCGTCAAGAGTCACCTGTTACGATTACAATACATCCTACAACCAATCCATGTTATTCAGTGCTCAGAATCAAAAGAGCGACGCTTtctga